One Candidatus Goldiibacteriota bacterium genomic window, CGATTTCTTTCGCTTCGGCAGAATCCATAGCCTTTTCTTCAACCTCAATCCTGCCGTCAATTTCTGATAATTCCTTTAAAAACTTCCTTGTAAAATCGGCAAGCTGCTTTTCCTGTTCATTTGCCGGAACAGAAACCTGATTACTGTAAATAATCACATCCACCGATTCTTTCAGCTCCGTATCAAACTTATTCTTTATTTCTTTTATTGAACTTTCATCAATCAGCCTGTCCATTTTATTTTACCCCCTTTTCTTTTTCATTCCCGCGGCTATATCAAGCCCGCGTTTTTTTGCAATCTCACCGGCAGCTTCAATCATTTTAAAAACCTGGGCAGAGCTTGCTTTGTAGCATGTTTTTGTCCCTTTTTTTTCGCATATTAAAAGCCCGGCTTTTTTTAACGCCCCTAAATGCCTGGATGTCTGCGGCTGCGGTTCTCCGCACAGTTTTGCCAGATTTGTGACACAGCAGTTATTCTCG contains:
- a CDS encoding winged helix-turn-helix transcriptional regulator yields the protein MTMYEMQAEQFKALSHPSRVKIIQVLSENNCCVTNLAKLCGEPQPQTSRHLGALKKAGLLICEKKGTKTCYKASSAQVFKMIEAAGEIAKKRGLDIAAGMKKKRG